In Ovis canadensis isolate MfBH-ARS-UI-01 breed Bighorn chromosome 3, ARS-UI_OviCan_v2, whole genome shotgun sequence, one DNA window encodes the following:
- the TOR2A gene encoding prosalusin isoform X3, whose protein sequence is MAAATRSCRPWGSLLGLIWLVSAAAASWDLTSLRCNFGSFCECDFRPDLQGLECDLAQHLAGQHLARSLVVKALKAFLQDPAPTKPLVLSLHGWTGTGKSYVSSLLAQYLFRDGLRSPHVHHFSPVIHFPHPSHMERYKKDLKSWVQGNLTVCSRSLFLFDEMDKLAPGLIEVLRPFLGSSWVVYGTNYRKAIFIFIRWLLALGHHGRASPGRPGALPATPAAPCAALCAQRAGPAGLGAQG, encoded by the exons ATGGCGGCTGCGACGCGCAGCTGCCGGCCCTGGGGCTCGCTCCTCGGGCTGATCTGGCTAGTCTCGGCCGCGGCCGCCTCCTGGGATCTGACTTCGCTGCGCTGCAACTTCGGCTCATTCTGCGAATGTGACTTCCGGCCCGACTTGCAGG GTCTGGAGTGTGACCTGGCCCAGCACCTGGCGGGCCAGCACTTGGCCAGGTCGCTGGTGGTGAAGGCGCTGAAGGCTTTCCTGCAGGATCCAGCCCCCACCAAGCCGCTGGTCCTCTCTCTGCATGGCTGGACCGGCACTGGCAAGTCCTATGTCAGCTCCCTGCTGGCACAGTACCTCTTCCGGGATGGCCTCCGTAGCCCCCACGTGCACCACTTTTCCCCAGTCATccacttcccccaccccagccacatgGAGCGCTACAAG AAGGATCTTAAGAGCTGGGTGCAGGGGAACCTCACTGTCTGCAGCCGCTCCCTCTTTCTCTTCGATGAGATGGACAAGCTGGCCCCAGGCCTGATAGAAGTCCTGCGACCTTTCCTGGGCTCCTCCTGGGTTGTCTATGGGACCAACTATCGCAAAGCCATCTTCATCTTCATCAG ATGGCTTCTGGCGCTCGGGCATCATGGAAGAGCATCTCCTGGACGTCCTGGTGCCCTTCCTGCCACTCCAGCGGCACCATGTGCGGCACTGTGTGCTCAACGAGCTGGCCCAGCTGGGCTTGGAGCCCAGGGATGA
- the SH2D3C gene encoding SH2 domain-containing protein 3C isoform X2: MTAVGRRCPALGSRGATAEPEAGGDYVKFSKEKYILDSSPEKLHKELEEELKLSSTDLRSHAWYHGRIPREVSETLVQRNGDFLIRDSLTSLGDYVLTCRWRNQALHFKINKVVVKAGESYTHIQYLFEQESFDHVPALVRYHVGSRKAVSEQSGAIIYCPVNRTFPLRYLEACYGLGQGGGKAASPASPSGPKGSHMKRRSVTMTDGLTADKVTRSDGCPTSTSLPHPRESIRNCALSMDQIQDLHSPMSPISESPSSPAYSTVTRVHAAPAAPSATALPASPVTRRSSEPQLCPGSAPKPQGESDKGPYSSPSHTLCKASPSPSLSSYSDPDSGHYCQLQPPVRGSREWVAAEASGRQARSYGEKLKELSENGAPEGDWGRTFTVPVVEATSSFNPATFQSLLIPKDNRPLEVGLLRKVKELLAEVDARTLARHVTKVDCLVARILGVTKEMQTLMGVRWGMELLTLPHGRQLRLDLLERFHTMSIMLAVDILGCTGSAEERAALLHKTIQLAAELRGTMGNMFSFAAVMGALDMAQIARLEQTWVTLRQRHTEGAILYEKTLKPFLKSLNEGKEGPPLSNTTFPHILPLITLLECDTAPAEGPEPWGSTEHGVEVVLAHLEAARTVAHHGGLYHTNAEVKLQGFQARPELLEVFSTEFQMRLLWGSQGASSSQARRYEKFDKVLTALSHKLEPAIRSSEL, encoded by the exons ggCCACTGCAGAGCCGGAGGCTGGCGGGGACTATGTGAAG TTCTCCAAGGAGAAGTACATCTTGGACTCATCGCCTGAGAAACTGCACAAGGAGTTGGAGGAAGAACTCAAACTCAGCAGCACAGATCTCCGCAGCCATGCCTGGTATCACGGCCGCATCCCACGTGAG GTCTCGGAGACCCTGGTGCAGCGCAACGGTGACTTCCTCATCCGGGACTCACTCACCAGCCTGGGTGACTATGTGCTCACGTGCCGCTGGCGCAACCAGGCCTTGCACTTCAAGATCAACAAGGTGGTGGTGAAGGCGGGTGAGAGCTATACCCACATCCAGTACCTGTTCGAGCAGGAGAGCTTCGACCATGTGCCGGCCCTGGTGCGGTACCATGTGGGCAGCCGCAAGGCTGTGTCGGAGCAGAGCGGTGCCATCATCTACTGCCCGGTCAACCGCACCTTCCCGCTGCGCTACCTGGAGGCCTGCTATGGCCTGGGCCAGGGCGGGGGCAAGGCTGCCAGCCCTGCCAGCCCCTCAGGCCCCAAGGGCAGCCACATGAAGCGGCGCAGCGTCACTATGACCGATGGGCTCACTGCCGACAAGGTCACCCGCAGCGATGGCTGCCCCACCAG CACATCACTGCCCCACCCTCGGGAATCCATCCGCAACTGTGCACTCAGCATGGACCAGATCCAAGACCTGCACTCTCCCATGTCTCCCATCTCCGAGAGCCCCAGCTCCCCTGCCTATAGTACCG TGACCCGTGTCCACGCCGCCCCTGCCGCCCCCTCCGCCACAGCGCTGCCCGCCTCCCCTGTCACGCGCCGCTCCAGCGAACCCCAGCTGTGTCCCGGAAGTGCCCCAAAGCCCCAAGGGGAGTCAGACAAGGGCCCTTACTCCAGCCCCTCCCACACCCTCTGCAAGGCCTCCCCATCACCGTCGCTCAGCAGCTACAGTGACCCGGACTCTGGCCATTACTGCCAGCTCCAGCCTCCTGTCCGTGGCAGCCGAGAGTGGGTGGCAGCTGAAGCCTCTGGCCGCCAGGCCAGAAGCTATGGGGAAAAGCTTAAGGAACTGTCAGAAAATGGGGCCCCCGAAGGGGACTGGGGCAGAACCTTCACAGTCCCTGTTGTGGAAGCCACCTCTTCCTTTAACCCGGCTACCTTCCAGTCACTGTTGATCCCCAAGGATAACCGGCCACTGGAGGTGGGCCTCCTGCGTAAGGTCAAGGAGCTGCTGGCAGAGGTCGATGCCCGGACACTGGCCCGGCACGTCACCAAGGTTGACTGCCTG GTTGCTAGGATACTGGGCGTTACCAAGGAGATGCAGACCCTAATGGGAGTCCGCTGGGGCATGGAGCTGCTCACTCTCCCCCATGGCCGGCAGCTACGACTAGACCTGCTGGAAAG GTTCCACACCATGTCTATCATGCTGGCCGTGGACATCCTGGGCTGCACGGGCTCTGCTGAGGAGCGGGCAGCGCTCCTGCACAAGACCATCCAGCTGGCAGCCGAGCTTCGAGGGACCATGGGCAACATGTTCAGCTTTGCTGCGGTCATGGGTGCCCTGGATATGGCCCAG ATTGCCCGGCTGGAACAGACATGGGTGACCCTGCGGCAGCGACACACAGAGGGTGCCATCCTTTATGAGAAGACGCTCAAGCCATTCCTCAAGAGCCTCAATGAGGGCAAAG AAGGCCCCCCGCTGAGCAACACCACGTTTCCTCACATCCTGCCGCTCATCACTCTGCTGGAATGTGACACGGCCCCCGCCGAGGGCCCTGAGCCCTGGGGCAGCACGGAGCATGGCGTAGAGGTGGTGCTGGCCCACCTGGAGGCCGCCCGCACAGTGGCACACCATGGCGGCCTGTATCACACCAATGCCGAAGTCAAGCTGCAGG GTTTCCAGGCCCGGCCAGAGCTCCTCGAGGTATTCAGCACCGAGTTCCAGATGCGCCTCCTATGGGGCAGCCAGGGCGCCAGCAGCAGCCAGGCCCGACGCTATGAGAAGTTCGACAAGGTCCTCACTGCCCTCTCCCACAAACTGGAGCCTGCCATCCGCTCCAGCGAGCTGTGA
- the SH2D3C gene encoding SH2 domain-containing protein 3C isoform X3 — MTERCSLWSALSAAACCFYRGSFVQVQFSKEKYILDSSPEKLHKELEEELKLSSTDLRSHAWYHGRIPREVSETLVQRNGDFLIRDSLTSLGDYVLTCRWRNQALHFKINKVVVKAGESYTHIQYLFEQESFDHVPALVRYHVGSRKAVSEQSGAIIYCPVNRTFPLRYLEACYGLGQGGGKAASPASPSGPKGSHMKRRSVTMTDGLTADKVTRSDGCPTSTSLPHPRESIRNCALSMDQIQDLHSPMSPISESPSSPAYSTVTRVHAAPAAPSATALPASPVTRRSSEPQLCPGSAPKPQGESDKGPYSSPSHTLCKASPSPSLSSYSDPDSGHYCQLQPPVRGSREWVAAEASGRQARSYGEKLKELSENGAPEGDWGRTFTVPVVEATSSFNPATFQSLLIPKDNRPLEVGLLRKVKELLAEVDARTLARHVTKVDCLVARILGVTKEMQTLMGVRWGMELLTLPHGRQLRLDLLERFHTMSIMLAVDILGCTGSAEERAALLHKTIQLAAELRGTMGNMFSFAAVMGALDMAQIARLEQTWVTLRQRHTEGAILYEKTLKPFLKSLNEGKEGPPLSNTTFPHILPLITLLECDTAPAEGPEPWGSTEHGVEVVLAHLEAARTVAHHGGLYHTNAEVKLQGFQARPELLEVFSTEFQMRLLWGSQGASSSQARRYEKFDKVLTALSHKLEPAIRSSEL, encoded by the exons ATGACCGAGCGGTGCAGCCTGTGGAGCGCCCTGTCGGCCGCCGCCTGCTGCTTCTACCGCGGCTCCTTCGTGCAGGTGCAG TTCTCCAAGGAGAAGTACATCTTGGACTCATCGCCTGAGAAACTGCACAAGGAGTTGGAGGAAGAACTCAAACTCAGCAGCACAGATCTCCGCAGCCATGCCTGGTATCACGGCCGCATCCCACGTGAG GTCTCGGAGACCCTGGTGCAGCGCAACGGTGACTTCCTCATCCGGGACTCACTCACCAGCCTGGGTGACTATGTGCTCACGTGCCGCTGGCGCAACCAGGCCTTGCACTTCAAGATCAACAAGGTGGTGGTGAAGGCGGGTGAGAGCTATACCCACATCCAGTACCTGTTCGAGCAGGAGAGCTTCGACCATGTGCCGGCCCTGGTGCGGTACCATGTGGGCAGCCGCAAGGCTGTGTCGGAGCAGAGCGGTGCCATCATCTACTGCCCGGTCAACCGCACCTTCCCGCTGCGCTACCTGGAGGCCTGCTATGGCCTGGGCCAGGGCGGGGGCAAGGCTGCCAGCCCTGCCAGCCCCTCAGGCCCCAAGGGCAGCCACATGAAGCGGCGCAGCGTCACTATGACCGATGGGCTCACTGCCGACAAGGTCACCCGCAGCGATGGCTGCCCCACCAG CACATCACTGCCCCACCCTCGGGAATCCATCCGCAACTGTGCACTCAGCATGGACCAGATCCAAGACCTGCACTCTCCCATGTCTCCCATCTCCGAGAGCCCCAGCTCCCCTGCCTATAGTACCG TGACCCGTGTCCACGCCGCCCCTGCCGCCCCCTCCGCCACAGCGCTGCCCGCCTCCCCTGTCACGCGCCGCTCCAGCGAACCCCAGCTGTGTCCCGGAAGTGCCCCAAAGCCCCAAGGGGAGTCAGACAAGGGCCCTTACTCCAGCCCCTCCCACACCCTCTGCAAGGCCTCCCCATCACCGTCGCTCAGCAGCTACAGTGACCCGGACTCTGGCCATTACTGCCAGCTCCAGCCTCCTGTCCGTGGCAGCCGAGAGTGGGTGGCAGCTGAAGCCTCTGGCCGCCAGGCCAGAAGCTATGGGGAAAAGCTTAAGGAACTGTCAGAAAATGGGGCCCCCGAAGGGGACTGGGGCAGAACCTTCACAGTCCCTGTTGTGGAAGCCACCTCTTCCTTTAACCCGGCTACCTTCCAGTCACTGTTGATCCCCAAGGATAACCGGCCACTGGAGGTGGGCCTCCTGCGTAAGGTCAAGGAGCTGCTGGCAGAGGTCGATGCCCGGACACTGGCCCGGCACGTCACCAAGGTTGACTGCCTG GTTGCTAGGATACTGGGCGTTACCAAGGAGATGCAGACCCTAATGGGAGTCCGCTGGGGCATGGAGCTGCTCACTCTCCCCCATGGCCGGCAGCTACGACTAGACCTGCTGGAAAG GTTCCACACCATGTCTATCATGCTGGCCGTGGACATCCTGGGCTGCACGGGCTCTGCTGAGGAGCGGGCAGCGCTCCTGCACAAGACCATCCAGCTGGCAGCCGAGCTTCGAGGGACCATGGGCAACATGTTCAGCTTTGCTGCGGTCATGGGTGCCCTGGATATGGCCCAG ATTGCCCGGCTGGAACAGACATGGGTGACCCTGCGGCAGCGACACACAGAGGGTGCCATCCTTTATGAGAAGACGCTCAAGCCATTCCTCAAGAGCCTCAATGAGGGCAAAG AAGGCCCCCCGCTGAGCAACACCACGTTTCCTCACATCCTGCCGCTCATCACTCTGCTGGAATGTGACACGGCCCCCGCCGAGGGCCCTGAGCCCTGGGGCAGCACGGAGCATGGCGTAGAGGTGGTGCTGGCCCACCTGGAGGCCGCCCGCACAGTGGCACACCATGGCGGCCTGTATCACACCAATGCCGAAGTCAAGCTGCAGG GTTTCCAGGCCCGGCCAGAGCTCCTCGAGGTATTCAGCACCGAGTTCCAGATGCGCCTCCTATGGGGCAGCCAGGGCGCCAGCAGCAGCCAGGCCCGACGCTATGAGAAGTTCGACAAGGTCCTCACTGCCCTCTCCCACAAACTGGAGCCTGCCATCCGCTCCAGCGAGCTGTGA
- the TOR2A gene encoding prosalusin isoform X1 has translation MAAATRSCRPWGSLLGLIWLVSAAAASWDLTSLRCNFGSFCECDFRPDLQGLECDLAQHLAGQHLARSLVVKALKAFLQDPAPTKPLVLSLHGWTGTGKSYVSSLLAQYLFRDGLRSPHVHHFSPVIHFPHPSHMERYKKDLKSWVQGNLTVCSRSLFLFDEMDKLAPGLIEVLRPFLGSSWVVYGTNYRKAIFIFISNTGGEQINQVVLEAWRSRQEREEIGLQELGPVISQAVLDNPHHGFWRSGIMEEHLLDVLVPFLPLQRHHVRHCVLNELAQLGLEPRDEVVQAVLDSTTFFPEDEQLFSSNGCKTVASRIAFFL, from the exons ATGGCGGCTGCGACGCGCAGCTGCCGGCCCTGGGGCTCGCTCCTCGGGCTGATCTGGCTAGTCTCGGCCGCGGCCGCCTCCTGGGATCTGACTTCGCTGCGCTGCAACTTCGGCTCATTCTGCGAATGTGACTTCCGGCCCGACTTGCAGG GTCTGGAGTGTGACCTGGCCCAGCACCTGGCGGGCCAGCACTTGGCCAGGTCGCTGGTGGTGAAGGCGCTGAAGGCTTTCCTGCAGGATCCAGCCCCCACCAAGCCGCTGGTCCTCTCTCTGCATGGCTGGACCGGCACTGGCAAGTCCTATGTCAGCTCCCTGCTGGCACAGTACCTCTTCCGGGATGGCCTCCGTAGCCCCCACGTGCACCACTTTTCCCCAGTCATccacttcccccaccccagccacatgGAGCGCTACAAG AAGGATCTTAAGAGCTGGGTGCAGGGGAACCTCACTGTCTGCAGCCGCTCCCTCTTTCTCTTCGATGAGATGGACAAGCTGGCCCCAGGCCTGATAGAAGTCCTGCGACCTTTCCTGGGCTCCTCCTGGGTTGTCTATGGGACCAACTATCGCAAAGCCATCTTCATCTTCATCAG TAACACCGGTGGCGAGCAGATCAACCAGGTGGTGCTGGAGGCGTGGCGCAGCCGCCAGGAACGTGAAGAGATCGGCCTGCAGGAGCTGGGGCCGGTCATCTCCCAGGCTGTGCTGGACAACCCGCACC ATGGCTTCTGGCGCTCGGGCATCATGGAAGAGCATCTCCTGGACGTCCTGGTGCCCTTCCTGCCACTCCAGCGGCACCATGTGCGGCACTGTGTGCTCAACGAGCTGGCCCAGCTGGGCTTGGAGCCCAGGGATGAGGTGGTCCAGGCCGTGCTGGACAGCACCACCTTCTTCCCCGAGGACGAGCAGCTCTTTTCCTCCAATGGCTGCAAGACGGTGGCTTCCCGAATTGCCTTCTTCCTCTGA
- the TOR2A gene encoding prosalusin isoform X2 gives MDKLAPGLIEVLRPFLGSSWVVYGTNYRKAIFIFISNTGGEQINQVVLEAWRSRQEREEIGLQELGPVISQAVLDNPHHGFWRSGIMEEHLLDVLVPFLPLQRHHVRHCVLNELAQLGLEPRDEVVQAVLDSTTFFPEDEQLFSSNGCKTVASRIAFFL, from the exons ATGGACAAGCTGGCCCCAGGCCTGATAGAAGTCCTGCGACCTTTCCTGGGCTCCTCCTGGGTTGTCTATGGGACCAACTATCGCAAAGCCATCTTCATCTTCATCAG TAACACCGGTGGCGAGCAGATCAACCAGGTGGTGCTGGAGGCGTGGCGCAGCCGCCAGGAACGTGAAGAGATCGGCCTGCAGGAGCTGGGGCCGGTCATCTCCCAGGCTGTGCTGGACAACCCGCACC ATGGCTTCTGGCGCTCGGGCATCATGGAAGAGCATCTCCTGGACGTCCTGGTGCCCTTCCTGCCACTCCAGCGGCACCATGTGCGGCACTGTGTGCTCAACGAGCTGGCCCAGCTGGGCTTGGAGCCCAGGGATGAGGTGGTCCAGGCCGTGCTGGACAGCACCACCTTCTTCCCCGAGGACGAGCAGCTCTTTTCCTCCAATGGCTGCAAGACGGTGGCTTCCCGAATTGCCTTCTTCCTCTGA